In the Dolichospermum flos-aquae CCAP 1403/13F genome, CATAGCAGTTAAAGTTAGAATTATTTTACTAAAACTTTCTTGATCAAATTGTCCTCTTCCATCTAGTTGTGTAAAACCTTGTTTAAAATCATATAAAGTTTGTTCTGTTTTTGATTGAGTTAGTAGAGTTTCAAATTCTGTTAACCATGAATCTTTAGCAGGATCATTATTATCTCTGATTTTAAAAAATTCTCTAATAATCCCTTTAACCTTGTTAATATTATTTTTTTTATTTTGATATGCCCATCTTGGACCACTAGGAGTTTTTATCTCATCATTAATATTTTTTAATGCTTTTATTAATCCATCATAATTAGCTATTTCCATTTTATCCCTAACAACTAAATCGTAAAAACTTAAAAATATTACTTGAAAAGGACGAGGCATATATTTCAAATTATTTAAACTAATTAATTCACTAAAATTTCTTTTTGATTCTTGTAATATCTCACGAATATGATTATAAATAATCATAAATTGTTTTTTAATATATTCAGGCTGTTTTAATACCAATGAGGTTTCTATTTCTTTCGATTTTTTACCATCTTTAAAGCCATAATATTCATCTAATAAAGAAGCACTACTGGGTGTCTCAGGTAACAGTAAATATGCAAGAATATCAGCAACAATTTGTTCATCTCTTGACTCTCTCAGCATTTCTTTTGTTAAAATTTTATTTTTTACCCAGAAAATATCATCAACTTTAATACCATATTCCAGTTCTTTATTAGTAATACTAATTTTTTTCATATCATTTAAAAGAACAACATCTGAAGCTGATGCGTCTGATCTTATTTCACTAGAAATTACTCTTACTAAATTGGCAAATTTAGAAGTTGCCCCTGCTGAACGTAATTCCTGTTTTGATAAATGTTTACCATTAGAATTAATTCTTCTAAAAACTTCGTCTACTTTATCATTATCATCGAAAGAATAAACAGAAAGTGGAAGAATATAACTGCCTATTATTTCACAATATTTTCTTTCAAGAACAGGAGTTTTTTGTAATAACTGTTGTTGATCTAATCTAGATTTTGATTCTATCATTGTTTGCAAATCAAAATATTTACCTTGAATATCAAATTCTCCCTCAATAAAGGCAGTAATAGCATTTAATCTTTGCATTCCATCTATAATTTCAAATACAGATTTATTATCTTTTTCTGTTTCTGCTAATAAGATTATAGGAACGGGAAAACCTTGTAAAATTGAATCTATAAATTCTCTTTTTTCTTCTATAGTCCAAACTAACTTTCTTTGGTATCTCCTATTAGCATAAAAGAGATTATTTACATAAAAATTATAAATTCGTTGTACACTTTCACTCCTAATTGAAAGTTCTATTTGAACAGGAGATGATTGAATGTTGCTTGTACTCATAATTATTACCCTTCCGAAAAACTATTGTTTCTATTATTTTTTGTAAAAATTTACAATCATGGCTTGTAAGTTAAATATACCAGATATCAGTTAAGCGATCGCTCTCAAT is a window encoding:
- a CDS encoding GmrSD restriction endonuclease domain-containing protein translates to MSTSNIQSSPVQIELSIRSESVQRIYNFYVNNLFYANRRYQRKLVWTIEEKREFIDSILQGFPVPIILLAETEKDNKSVFEIIDGMQRLNAITAFIEGEFDIQGKYFDLQTMIESKSRLDQQQLLQKTPVLERKYCEIIGSYILPLSVYSFDDNDKVDEVFRRINSNGKHLSKQELRSAGATSKFANLVRVISSEIRSDASASDVVLLNDMKKISITNKELEYGIKVDDIFWVKNKILTKEMLRESRDEQIVADILAYLLLPETPSSASLLDEYYGFKDGKKSKEIETSLVLKQPEYIKKQFMIIYNHIREILQESKRNFSELISLNNLKYMPRPFQVIFLSFYDLVVRDKMEIANYDGLIKALKNINDEIKTPSGPRWAYQNKKNNINKVKGIIREFFKIRDNNDPAKDSWLTEFETLLTQSKTEQTLYDFKQGFTQLDGRGQFDQESFSKIILTLTAMANHSPGATGYVCVGVADNDDTAKRIKILYKIEPVEYRNFKITGIEHEAKRLQGNIDNFYRWIIQQIKSQPIHQTVKDTIGREIRIIDYYDKSVLIFCLKAGEKPVSYDGKFYQRIGANIEEIKVDEYAELFKRFSK